One window of the Anguilla rostrata isolate EN2019 chromosome 13, ASM1855537v3, whole genome shotgun sequence genome contains the following:
- the LOC135237658 gene encoding zinc finger protein 397-like, with product MVNFVTFQAQLASIMEVLAKAAVVEITKLVEDSSAEIRLEISRNQYENVALRRKLSRMQSELVRARGCRETKGAEKSSVKGYGLHGPIQICDGDYTDDRHSLEEGVFGDEWGGRQWKDGDVRVVEDDIFLQSITLTEEFQSMDVEKDVPSSLPIKENGPKRGLVRDIPKEGLRPSDFCATEVRGPTERHRREACPEYPDPQPIPAERPEELAGLQRDGRGNEEELDVKDDRGREPSAGPEHSVRPQNGPGAERVFERGRLPRASPTQGYSDLEAEDQQCANVRGDLQRLLGQAEPHPNQAEECSGNSTPSSRSQDLKPHVGASNLACVKEEVEIKSICIEETAAERVERQDRETLSSVKSEGQAFQPGPHRLQASEDGTRESLSTAESGSDTEDSPIFQMTDSIELYGRTDTADSADTHSGLSFTHLNRVRDQVHPGKKAFRCTQCGKYYSHRNNLYRHRRIHTGEKPFTCVHCGKSFTHQSNLYEHERIHTGERPFSCVVCGKSFTQQSNLKRHQRIHTGERPYSCMHCGKTFTRLMHLKMHQQVHFGGKPHSSFEYC from the exons ATGGTTAATTTTGTTACCTTTCAGGCGCAATTGGCCTCCATTATGGAGGTGTTAGCTAAAGCAGCAGTGGTAGAAATCACCAAACTTGTTGAAGACAGTTCCGCCGAGATACGCTTGGAAATTTCACGGAACCAGTACGAGAATGTAGCACTAAGGAGAAAATTAAGTAGGATGCAGAGCGAGCTGGTTCGTGCTCGTGGATGCCGAGAGACAAAAGGTGCTGAAAAGAGTTCCGTAAAAGGTTACGGATTGCATGGTCCGATTCAGATATGTGATGGAGACTATACAG ATGACCGTCATTCTTTGGAAGAAGGTGTCTTCGGAGATGAATGGGGAGGCAGACAGTGGAAGGATGGAGATGTCAGAGTTGTGGAAGATGACATATTCCTGCAGTCCATAACTCTGACTGAAGAG TTTCAGTCAATGGACGTGGAGAAGGACGTACCATCATCACTTCCGATCAAGGAGAATGGACCTAAACGAGGCCTGGTGAGGGACATCCCCAAGGAAGGGCTGA GGCCTTCAGATTTCTGTGCCACTGAAGTGAGAGGTCCTACTGAGCGGCATCGCCGTGAGGCCTGCCCAGAGTATCCGGATCCTCAGCCCATTCCCGCAGAGCGCCCGGAGGAGCTCGCTGGACTGCAGAGGGATGGACGCGGCAATGAAGAGGAACTGGACGTTAAGGAcgatagagggagagagcccTCCGCAGGACCTGAGCACAGCGTTAGGCCGCAGAACGGCCCGGGTGCTGAGCGCGTGTTTGAGAGAGGTAGACTCCCGAGGGCTTCACCCACACAAGGCTACAGCGACCTGGAGGCCGAGGACCAGCAATGCGCTAATGTTAGGGGTGATCTGCAGCGGCTGTTGGGCCAAGCTGAGCCACATCCTAATCAGGCGGAAGAATGTTCCGGTAACAGCACGCCCTCTTCGAGATCCCAAGATCTGAAGCCACATGTTGGGGCTTCAAATTTAGCGTGTGTCAAGGAGGAGGTTGAGATTAAGTCTATATGCATTGAAGAGACGGCAGCAGAGAGGGTTGAGCGACAGGACAGAGAGACGCTGAGCTCCGTGAAGAGCGAGGGCCAGGCCTTTCAGCCCGGGCCACACAGACTCCAGGCATCGGAAGACGGAACGAGAGAGAGTCTGAGCACGGCAGAGTCCGGCTCAGACACCGAGGACAGCCCGATTTTCCAGATGACCGACAGCATCGAGCTCTACGGCAGGACTGACACTGCGGATTCAGCCGACACCCATTCTGGGTTGAGTTTCACCCATCTAAACAGAGTACGTGATCAAGTACACCCAGGAAAGAAAGCGTTCAGATGCACACAGTGTGGAAAGTATTACAGCCATCGTAATAATCTGTACCGCCACCGGCGAATTCACACAGGGGAGAAGCCCTTTACTTGCGTGCACTGCGGGAAGAGTTTCACGCACCAAAGTAATCTCTACGAGCACGAGCGGATTCACACGGGAGAACGACCCTTTAGCTGTGTCGTATGTGGGAAGAGTTTCACTCAGCAAAGTAATCTTAAAAGACACCAGCGCATACACACTGGGGAAAGGCCTTATAGCTGCATGCACTGCGGAAAGACATTTACCCGCCTGATGCACCTCAAAATGCACCAGCAAGTTCATTTTGGAGGGAAACCGCACAGTTCTTTTGAGTACTGTTGA